In Paenibacillus sp. BIC5C1, a genomic segment contains:
- a CDS encoding type II secretion system F family protein has protein sequence MLLPVIFGGVLGAGWLVLDRTRGQTYRHLRKLDMEGLRLKKLHGPFLYLLDKFEVGRRLPVLIFRMQHAIQKMYGIQHSGEKTMLYCAEMLTYSWLMLLVGCLLSLVGDMGLGGMVGGLALGVALPFALYQDLNTKVQRRDQDILMELPELLNRIVLLVGAGETVQRAIVHCVASQGERNHPLYNELRKMVGDWNNGYSFQQSFEQFSRRCGVQEVTIFTTTVLLNFRRGGGDFVLALRDLSQVLWEKRKAVSRAKGEQASSKLVFPMVLIFFSIVVMIGAPAFMMMNM, from the coding sequence ATGCTGCTTCCCGTTATTTTCGGAGGGGTGCTCGGAGCAGGGTGGCTGGTGCTTGATCGAACGCGAGGGCAGACCTACCGACATTTGCGCAAACTGGATATGGAAGGATTACGTCTGAAGAAGCTGCATGGTCCCTTTTTGTATTTACTGGACAAGTTCGAGGTGGGCCGTAGGTTGCCTGTGCTCATATTCCGCATGCAGCATGCCATTCAGAAAATGTATGGCATACAGCACAGTGGAGAGAAAACGATGCTCTACTGTGCTGAAATGCTGACCTACTCATGGCTGATGTTACTCGTAGGCTGCCTTTTGTCGCTCGTTGGGGATATGGGGCTTGGCGGTATGGTGGGTGGATTGGCACTGGGCGTTGCACTTCCCTTTGCGCTCTACCAAGATCTTAACACCAAAGTGCAGCGAAGAGATCAGGACATACTCATGGAGCTACCGGAGTTATTGAACCGAATTGTTCTGCTGGTTGGTGCGGGAGAAACGGTGCAGCGTGCCATTGTTCACTGTGTAGCCAGTCAGGGGGAACGAAATCATCCCCTCTATAATGAGCTACGAAAGATGGTTGGGGATTGGAACAACGGTTATTCGTTTCAACAATCCTTTGAACAGTTCAGTCGTCGCTGTGGTGTACAGGAAGTGACGATTTTTACAACAACAGTGCTGCTGAATTTCCGGCGAGGGGGAGGTGACTTTGTACTGGCGCTGCGGGATCTGTCCCAAGTGTTGTGGGAGAAACGCAAGGCCGTTAGTCGGGCTAAGGGAGAACAGGCTTCTTCCAAATTGGTGTTTCCGATGGTATTGATCTTTTTTTCGATTGTGGTGATGATCGGGGCACCTGCTTTTATGATGATGAATATGTAG
- a CDS encoding Flp1 family type IVb pilin, producing the protein MLELMKSKVTGFWKEEDGLGTLELILIIGVIIIIALIFKDQIKTLVERLLTKVSNKSNEFFE; encoded by the coding sequence ATGCTGGAATTGATGAAAAGCAAAGTAACTGGATTTTGGAAGGAAGAGGACGGACTCGGCACGTTGGAGCTCATTCTAATCATCGGCGTTATTATCATTATTGCATTAATATTCAAAGATCAAATTAAAACATTGGTAGAAAGACTGTTAACCAAAGTGAGCAATAAAAGTAATGAGTTTTTTGAGTAA
- a CDS encoding TadE/TadG family type IV pilus assembly protein — protein MSFLSKKFKKEEGSFTIEASLVFPIVLFILVLLLFFSMYMYQKTFLNQHAYAASERAAYSWDNSHKQPLTGEVVAGEHDNLYWRLTDDRLLGALFGWAGADNEVIVSVLAGEGGSLSEKKLSQATQGMPSGMNGTIEYQNSLIHRKVTTKLDQVISLPLPSFLFDSGNSVLTQGTSAVVEPTEFIRTVDLVRYYAAKFKGKGGAASSTAAEAGQIVQHFSKTKK, from the coding sequence ATGAGTTTTTTGAGTAAAAAATTCAAAAAGGAAGAAGGGAGCTTCACTATTGAAGCCTCCCTGGTCTTTCCTATTGTGTTGTTTATTCTCGTGTTACTTTTATTTTTCTCCATGTACATGTATCAGAAGACATTTCTGAACCAACATGCGTATGCAGCTTCTGAACGTGCTGCCTACAGCTGGGACAATAGCCACAAACAGCCACTTACAGGAGAAGTTGTTGCTGGGGAACATGACAACTTGTACTGGAGATTGACCGATGATCGATTGCTCGGAGCACTGTTTGGTTGGGCGGGAGCAGACAATGAGGTTATTGTTTCTGTACTCGCAGGGGAAGGCGGAAGTCTATCGGAAAAGAAACTTTCCCAAGCCACACAAGGTATGCCCTCTGGCATGAACGGAACGATTGAATACCAGAACTCGCTGATCCATCGAAAAGTTACAACCAAGCTGGATCAGGTGATTTCTTTACCACTGCCTTCTTTTTTATTTGACTCAGGTAACAGTGTACTTACACAAGGGACATCTGCAGTTGTAGAGCCTACTGAATTCATCCGAACGGTGGATCTGGTCCGTTATTATGCAGCCAAGTTTAAAGGCAAGGGCGGAGCCGCATCCAGTACTGCCGCTGAAGCAGGACAGATTGTACAGCATTTTAGCAAAACCAAAAAATGA
- a CDS encoding pilus assembly protein yields the protein MDKQHQQEKVVASLHNRLTRIHRLERLKSLTKQIHSIQKMHSRKREQGSIVLEASLVLPVFLFFVMFLIYIVQMTLVSTALQSTAGEAVKQLSTKIYPVSLVFSPSDSAGGGGSEGGWKIPELSLTEWAEEYASSLPEPLSDWVRAAAARGEQPLQEIKTSVLETVLDPTVKPLLQPFINTSLLDVERVHVNGISIPDLKNKTNPYFRLELSYELPVKVPFLGKSLRIQAAAAERVWIGDTEEGSNSSGGDADSAGAATVLSKPEPAYIGNNATIKVQVEPGATANLTIFYKSGESSAKHIGWATADENGVIEWNWFVGTRTTEGTWTFVVETADGVKTVTEFNVASRK from the coding sequence ATGGATAAGCAGCATCAGCAGGAAAAAGTTGTGGCGTCTTTGCACAATCGATTAACAAGAATACACAGACTGGAAAGATTGAAATCGCTGACTAAGCAGATACATTCTATCCAAAAGATGCATTCTCGGAAAAGGGAACAGGGCAGTATCGTTTTGGAAGCTTCACTGGTTTTGCCTGTATTTCTTTTCTTTGTCATGTTCCTCATTTACATCGTACAGATGACGTTGGTATCAACAGCATTGCAAAGCACGGCAGGAGAGGCAGTAAAGCAGTTATCAACGAAAATATATCCGGTCTCCCTTGTATTCAGCCCCTCTGATTCCGCAGGTGGTGGAGGCTCGGAGGGTGGATGGAAAATACCGGAGCTGTCACTGACGGAATGGGCCGAAGAGTACGCCTCTTCGCTGCCAGAGCCGCTAAGTGATTGGGTACGTGCTGCCGCTGCCAGAGGTGAACAACCATTACAGGAGATCAAGACATCCGTTCTTGAGACAGTACTTGATCCGACCGTTAAACCGTTGCTTCAGCCTTTTATCAACACTTCTCTACTGGATGTAGAGCGTGTGCATGTTAATGGGATTTCCATACCTGATCTTAAAAATAAAACGAATCCTTATTTTCGGCTTGAATTGAGCTATGAATTGCCTGTTAAGGTCCCCTTTCTAGGGAAGTCTTTACGTATTCAAGCCGCTGCAGCAGAACGGGTATGGATTGGAGATACCGAAGAAGGCTCCAATAGTAGTGGGGGAGACGCAGATTCAGCTGGAGCAGCAACCGTACTATCCAAGCCGGAGCCAGCATACATAGGCAACAACGCGACAATTAAGGTCCAAGTGGAGCCCGGAGCTACAGCGAACTTGACGATATTTTACAAGTCCGGTGAAAGTTCAGCCAAGCATATCGGATGGGCGACTGCGGATGAAAACGGTGTGATTGAGTGGAATTGGTTTGTTGGTACACGTACAACGGAAGGCACATGGACATTTGTTGTAGAAACTGCGGATGGTGTCAAGACGGTGACCGAGTTTAATGTGGCTTCAAGAAAATAA
- a CDS encoding DUF6382 domain-containing protein, which yields MYGLTRDFIRNGGSFMVLEKVDGLRMDELSRVQMGMLSSNHIPRLLPVYIREVDRNVTLQYDISGYKMLPQMLKSGKIKLRVLYGLLFQLADTFTECGQYMLDSRKLQIQEEYIFINGSLEIGELGLVYIPIIDAVEVDPTPQQFRELVIRLMAHVQELQGEGIQRVLQLCDSEQWDIRQLRELLLELYADEQSGSNQASFMSSRGSSGGTTDSQFGMPSAVPEQGKDLFSNRSGQNQYRQLDRNGEAWQQLESNHQPRISTTKDDKPLNKPFSGLSGRRSPMESSLQSKGVTNPSQRQSFDSLSDDDMEKDGKDEKQDSSKTTYILLGCMIAMALVWRFIYMEQPGQTQMILSAALSAGLLGIAGWAWMTKGKFGISTSNLLRKKMPNEEYADGELQEGSSNMRSAFFGLGRGKDKQKESQEEMFQESWRWNASEMSPEGNNTYAQGYTSQQSSGDMQSSESERRHSFESRSSVAGNSRFQNLHIPSEVSDEPFVQPAVESVAATSELVRHHAAADATVNLQSVAGGSLTGAGSVAPSFYLERRSATGDKNERMDIRGASFVIGRSADMVQWVDSATGVSRAHVELSRNKSGYVIKDLGSVNGTILKGDVLAPYKEYPLEDGDTFTLAESVYTYRSVG from the coding sequence ATGTATGGATTAACGAGAGATTTCATTCGAAACGGCGGATCGTTTATGGTTCTGGAGAAAGTGGATGGGCTGCGAATGGACGAACTGAGCCGTGTGCAGATGGGCATGTTATCTTCCAATCATATTCCCCGACTTCTTCCCGTTTATATTCGAGAGGTAGACCGAAATGTAACGTTACAATATGATATTTCAGGATATAAGATGTTACCTCAAATGTTGAAGTCTGGAAAAATCAAGCTGCGTGTATTATATGGTCTATTGTTTCAGCTGGCGGATACGTTTACGGAATGTGGACAATATATGTTGGATTCACGTAAATTACAGATCCAGGAAGAGTACATATTTATCAATGGCTCACTTGAAATAGGAGAGCTTGGCTTAGTATATATTCCAATTATTGATGCAGTTGAGGTAGATCCGACGCCTCAGCAATTCCGCGAACTGGTTATTAGGCTAATGGCCCATGTTCAGGAACTTCAGGGCGAAGGAATTCAGCGTGTCCTCCAACTATGCGACAGTGAACAATGGGATATCAGACAACTGCGTGAACTTTTGCTTGAATTATATGCAGATGAGCAGAGTGGTTCAAACCAGGCATCGTTTATGTCTTCACGTGGGTCATCCGGCGGCACAACTGACAGTCAATTTGGAATGCCATCTGCAGTTCCAGAGCAGGGAAAGGATCTGTTTTCCAATAGAAGTGGCCAAAATCAGTATCGTCAGTTGGATCGAAATGGCGAAGCTTGGCAGCAGTTGGAATCAAATCATCAACCAAGGATATCTACAACGAAGGATGACAAGCCGCTTAACAAACCCTTTTCAGGGTTATCCGGCAGACGTTCACCAATGGAGTCCTCATTGCAATCAAAAGGTGTTACGAATCCGTCACAGCGCCAATCGTTTGATTCATTATCGGACGATGATATGGAAAAGGACGGGAAGGACGAGAAGCAGGATTCTTCCAAAACGACCTATATCCTTCTGGGCTGCATGATTGCCATGGCGCTGGTATGGAGATTCATCTATATGGAACAACCAGGGCAGACACAAATGATTCTATCTGCAGCATTAAGTGCTGGGTTGCTTGGGATCGCGGGTTGGGCATGGATGACCAAAGGAAAATTCGGAATTTCAACATCCAATTTGCTACGCAAAAAGATGCCGAATGAAGAATATGCTGATGGCGAATTACAAGAGGGCTCTTCCAATATGAGATCTGCTTTTTTTGGATTGGGAAGAGGCAAAGATAAGCAGAAAGAAAGCCAAGAAGAGATGTTTCAGGAGAGCTGGCGTTGGAATGCATCTGAAATGTCACCAGAAGGTAACAACACATATGCGCAAGGTTACACGAGTCAACAGAGCTCTGGTGATATGCAAAGTTCTGAATCAGAACGGAGGCACTCTTTTGAATCCAGGTCATCTGTAGCAGGAAATTCTCGCTTTCAAAATCTACATATACCATCCGAAGTATCTGATGAACCTTTTGTTCAGCCAGCTGTCGAATCCGTGGCTGCAACATCGGAACTTGTTCGTCATCATGCGGCGGCTGATGCAACAGTAAACTTGCAAAGTGTTGCCGGCGGAAGCCTTACAGGAGCAGGTTCGGTAGCACCTTCCTTTTACCTTGAACGCAGATCAGCAACAGGGGACAAAAATGAACGGATGGATATCCGTGGAGCCTCGTTTGTTATTGGCCGATCGGCGGACATGGTCCAGTGGGTAGATTCAGCAACCGGTGTGTCCCGTGCTCATGTGGAATTGAGCCGGAACAAATCGGGCTATGTCATTAAGGACTTGGGTTCTGTGAATGGAACCATTCTCAAAGGCGATGTTCTTGCTCCGTACAAAGAATATCCATTGGAAGATGGAGATACCTTTACGTTGGCTGAGTCTGTTTACACGTATCGATCAGTCGGATAA
- a CDS encoding TIGR01777 family oxidoreductase, translating into MKIAICGGTGFVGGALVDSWLQAGHHVKVITRKLPNLHNPSQNLTYISWEQVEEQPDLLEGMDALVNLAGETLNQRWTTKAKLEIVESRVTTVARVAKLVDSLEHKPEVVVQASAMAIYGTSPTETFDENSPQKSVNFPSRVSQQWEVAADAIKHVRLVKIRVSLVLGHKKGAFPLMKLPYMLGVGGRVGSGKQWTSWIHIMDIVRLIDFTIQNKEISGPVNASSPNPVTNDEFGRTVGKVYHRPHWFPVPGILIKTLVGELSVVLLQGQRVIPQKALNHGFQFTFPTLTDALEDLKQRGLSD; encoded by the coding sequence ATGAAGATTGCGATTTGCGGAGGTACCGGTTTTGTCGGAGGAGCACTCGTTGATTCCTGGCTTCAGGCAGGCCATCATGTGAAAGTTATTACACGCAAACTGCCGAATTTACATAATCCAAGCCAAAACCTTACTTATATCTCATGGGAACAGGTAGAGGAACAGCCTGATTTGCTGGAAGGAATGGATGCCTTGGTGAATCTCGCCGGAGAAACGTTGAATCAACGTTGGACAACCAAGGCGAAACTGGAGATTGTTGAATCCAGAGTGACTACTGTAGCGCGCGTAGCCAAATTGGTAGATTCACTGGAACACAAACCGGAGGTAGTCGTACAAGCATCTGCCATGGCAATCTATGGCACCTCTCCCACAGAAACATTTGATGAAAACAGCCCACAAAAATCGGTGAATTTCCCATCTCGTGTTTCTCAACAATGGGAAGTTGCTGCTGATGCCATCAAACATGTGAGACTCGTGAAAATCCGCGTTAGTCTCGTGCTGGGTCATAAAAAAGGGGCTTTTCCATTAATGAAACTGCCTTATATGCTTGGTGTTGGGGGCAGGGTGGGAAGTGGCAAACAGTGGACCAGTTGGATTCATATTATGGATATTGTGCGGTTGATTGATTTCACGATCCAGAATAAAGAAATCTCCGGTCCGGTGAACGCCTCTTCGCCCAACCCGGTTACCAACGATGAATTCGGACGCACGGTAGGCAAAGTGTATCATCGTCCGCACTGGTTCCCCGTACCTGGAATTCTGATCAAAACACTGGTCGGAGAACTCTCTGTTGTGCTGCTTCAGGGACAACGGGTTATCCCTCAAAAAGCTCTAAATCACGGATTTCAGTTCACTTTTCCTACATTAACCGATGCACTGGAAGATCTAAAACAACGTGGTTTATCCGACTGA
- a CDS encoding DUF2621 domain-containing protein, protein MIFGSYALTLTSSSPSNWFMNTIAFWTVLLLGSMCVGGFFMMRKFLKVLPKADGKSKLDWQNHWVETSRHLWTDEAKAFLDQLVEPVPGPFRDIAKHSIAAEIGKIAYENNATEVSRDHCIKGYIIATPKRDNKFLVKFLEKNQIDYSPYKHLMNK, encoded by the coding sequence ATGATTTTCGGCTCCTACGCTTTGACGTTGACCAGTAGTTCCCCCAGCAATTGGTTTATGAACACGATCGCATTTTGGACCGTTCTTTTGCTTGGAAGTATGTGTGTTGGCGGATTTTTTATGATGCGCAAGTTTTTGAAAGTGCTTCCGAAGGCAGACGGTAAATCGAAACTTGATTGGCAGAATCACTGGGTTGAAACCAGCCGTCATCTATGGACAGATGAAGCAAAAGCTTTTCTCGACCAACTTGTAGAACCTGTTCCCGGCCCATTTCGAGATATCGCCAAACATTCCATAGCAGCAGAAATCGGCAAAATTGCATACGAAAATAATGCAACTGAAGTATCCAGAGATCATTGCATTAAAGGATACATTATAGCCACACCGAAGCGGGATAATAAGTTTTTGGTGAAATTTCTGGAGAAAAACCAAATTGACTATTCGCCTTATAAACATTTGATGAATAAATAG
- a CDS encoding deoxyribonuclease IV, whose translation MLKIGSHVSFSDKGLLSATKEASSYGSSSFMIYTGAPQNTRRKPIESMFIEEGKLAMQEGGMEDIVVHAPYIINLGSYKENTYELAVSFLQEEIRRTHAIGVKNIVLHPGAFTDKDAHYGIGRIAEGLNEVLDGVKETDVNIALETMAGKGTEMGRSFEEIAQIIEKVTHNERLTVCMDTCHIHDAGYDIVNDLDGVLEQFDRTVGLDRIAVMHINDSKNPVGAHKDRHTPIGSGWIGFEAINRIVHHEALQGRPFILETPWIGKEAKTQRPMYEAEIALLRGDVAGRFGPEFLTEVEQLHHFFKGKEIESRSYVLDIWTLLKNDAKAKKADPREPLERLYDLVAEAALFPHLNEEQLNHRLIAWLAGKEVFVTA comes from the coding sequence ATGCTTAAAATCGGCTCCCATGTGTCCTTTTCGGACAAGGGATTATTGAGTGCAACGAAGGAAGCGTCCTCGTACGGTTCCAGTTCGTTTATGATATATACGGGTGCACCGCAAAATACCCGCCGCAAGCCTATTGAGTCCATGTTTATTGAGGAAGGCAAGCTTGCGATGCAAGAGGGCGGAATGGAAGATATCGTTGTCCATGCGCCATACATTATTAACCTCGGATCATACAAAGAAAACACGTATGAACTGGCCGTAAGTTTCCTTCAGGAAGAGATTCGTCGTACACATGCGATTGGTGTCAAAAATATCGTGCTGCATCCCGGCGCATTTACGGACAAGGACGCTCACTACGGCATCGGACGTATTGCTGAAGGCTTAAATGAAGTGCTGGACGGTGTGAAAGAGACGGATGTGAACATCGCTCTGGAAACAATGGCTGGCAAAGGTACTGAAATGGGCCGCAGCTTCGAAGAAATTGCTCAGATTATCGAGAAGGTTACACACAATGAACGCCTTACTGTATGTATGGATACATGTCACATTCACGATGCGGGTTATGATATCGTGAATGACCTGGACGGTGTTCTTGAACAATTTGATCGTACGGTAGGGCTTGACCGCATTGCCGTAATGCATATTAATGATAGTAAGAACCCTGTGGGTGCGCACAAGGACCGTCATACACCGATTGGCTCCGGCTGGATTGGTTTTGAAGCAATTAACCGTATCGTGCATCACGAGGCTCTTCAGGGACGCCCATTTATTTTGGAAACGCCTTGGATTGGCAAAGAGGCCAAAACTCAGCGTCCTATGTATGAAGCAGAGATTGCATTGCTTCGCGGGGATGTTGCTGGTCGATTTGGTCCCGAATTCCTGACAGAAGTGGAACAACTGCATCATTTCTTCAAAGGAAAAGAGATTGAGTCCCGTTCATATGTTCTGGATATCTGGACGTTGCTCAAAAATGATGCCAAAGCGAAGAAAGCCGATCCACGTGAGCCGTTGGAGCGTCTGTATGACCTCGTGGCTGAAGCCGCATTGTTCCCGCACTTGAATGAAGAACAACTGAATCATCGTTTGATCGCCTGGCTTGCAGGCAAAGAAGTTTTTGTCACGGCCTAG